The nucleotide window GTGTGGACGTAAATGCGGAGCTTCCCCTCCCTGTTGGCTATGCTCTCCAGAGCATTGAGGAGGCAGATGTGCACTATGTCCGGCCTTCCCCTTCTCTCGCCGTCTTCAAGTTTCTTGAGCGCCGCGTGGTGGTAACTGCCCTCAAGGATTACCTCCTCCGGCTTCTTGCCCCTCCTCCTCGCGTAGTTCACAACGGCTGGATGCTCCACTATCGATTTTGGCACGAGCTCAAGCTCGGAATCAGCTATCACCAGGTGGAGCATTCTCCTCCCTCCTCGGCCTTATTCCTCTCTCCTCAAGGTCGGTAATGATTCTCTCGAAGGTGTCTATGCGCATGCCGAGAATCTCGGGCGGAATGACGCCGAAGATGCAACTACCTTCTGCTACGAGCCTCGCTATGGCGGAGGCGGTGTAACCCGTTACGCGTGCCATCGAGGTGAATTCCCTCTCCTCATCGTAGAGGGTGTAGCTTATCGTCCTTCCGGGCTCGCTTCCGATAACTTCCATAATCGAGAAATCGGGACTCTCATAGGTCATCAGTGGGGTTATGACCTCGAGCGTCTTGTCAACGTGTTCCTCCTTGAAGAACCCAAGCTCCCTTAAAACTTTCATCTTCTCAAGGTGTCCCGGCCAGCGGAGCGTCCACTCCTCAAGTCTCTCGACCCTCACGCTCTCAAGCAGGCTCCTCAGGCCGTCGCTCGGGAAGGCCTCGAAGGTGAAGCCCTCTATTTCAACGGTCTTAACCTCTGAGAGCGGGTCTATCCCCTTAACCTCGCCGTCCCATATAACCCGCGCCGGCCGGGTGTACTCTTCAATTAAATCCTTAGGTGACCATGTAATTCTGTAATAGAGCGGCGGTTTCGGCTCCTTCGGAAGGCCTCCAACGTAGATGTAGCCCTCGCTCATGTCGTCGAGCTCGTTCCAGATTCTACCCATCAGAATGTGGCTCAGTCCGGGGGCGAAGCCCGCATCGAATATCACCGTAACCTGTGCGTTTTCAGCTTCTTCGCGGAGTTCAAGAGGGTTCTCTCTCATGAATGATACGTCCACCATGTCAACGCCGGCCTTTATCGCGGCCTTGATTGATGAATAGCCGAAGCGACCGGGCAGTGCGCCGATAACGAGCTCGAACCCTTTCATTGCCTCGACGAGCCTGTCGAAGCGGGAGGCATCGAGCTTGAGCGGTGTGGCGAACCCGGAGACGGCCTTCAGCCTCTCCTCGCTGAGGTCGGCGACGTGGACGTCGAACTCGTCCCTCAAGTCCCACGCTATGGCCCTTCCAACGTTTCCGGCACCGAGAATGAGGATCTTCACTTCAATCTCCCTCCTCAACGAACTCGGAGAGCCTTTCATCTATATCGAGGATCTCCCTGAGGCTCTTTATCTTGAGGAAGTTCTCCCTCTCAAAGAGAAGCGCGACGTCGTGCTTGTAGGGGGACGCCTTCTGGACGAGGAGCGTGTTCTCGTCCGTTATGTACGTGAACCTTCCAGGGCTGTCATCGACCCACACTATCGGTTCCTCAGGATAGAGCTCCCTGATCGCCTGGAATTTCTGAAGCATGTCCCTCGTGCTCTTGAAGGTTATAACCGAGTCGAACTCATCGTACCAGTTCGTCTTTTTGAGGAAGATCACCTTTCCACCGGGATAGGTGTGCTCACCGGAGAAGCTTATAACAGTCCTTCCGGCCTTTCGAAGGGTTCTTACAACCCGTCTCGCGTGGGGCAGATCCTGGATGAAGCGCGGCATCAGGCGGTAGTACTCGTGTATCGTGCCCTGCGCAACCAGTTCGTGAATGACGCCGAGGTGGCGGTAGGTGAGCTTCCCCTTGATGAAGAGGAAGAGCGCGGTGTAGTACTCGTCGTAGAGATCGCTCTCGATAACCGCGGGCATCGTCCTCTCTATCGCAAGTCTCAGGGCCTTTTCAACGGCCTGATGACTGTCCACGAGCGTCCCATCGAAGTCAAACAGGTACACCACCATGGCCAACACTGTAAATATCTTCCGGGCAGGGAATATAACGGTTTGCCCGTGCAAAAATTTTAAAAGTCCAGGGTTGTACACGGAATGGAAAATTTTTGCAAGGCGCAGGTTTATAAGGGCTCTAACCGAGTGAGTGGGGGTGATGCTCATGGCTTACCACAGGGGAAACAGAGGTAAGGGTAAGAGGAACAATCAGGAAGGGGAGGAGATAATTCGCGTTCCCCTCCCGGACAGGAGCAAGGGACAGCTCTTCGGGGTTATAGAGCAGGCCCTCGGAGCGGGCTGGATGGACGTCCGCTGCGAGGACGGAAAGGTCAGGAGATGCAGGATTCCGGGCAAGCTCAAGAGGAGGATGTGGATGCGCGTTGGCGACGTGGTCATCGTTCAGCCCTGGCCGGTCCAGACCGACAAGAGGGGCAACATAGTCTACCGCTACACCAGAACCCAGGTTGACTGGCTCCTCAGGAAGGGCAAGATAAGCCAGGACTTCCTCACGGGCGGCGAAGTGCTGTTCTGAAAGCTCCTTCAGTGGTGGCGATGCGCGAAGAAGCCCTGGAACGAGAGATCGAGGAGATACTGGGTCTCCGGGAGAGAAGGGAGAAGGACAGCGAGCTCTACAAGATAGCCAACGAGGTCTTCGACAGGACGACCAAGGAGACTTTAGCTTACCTCCACCGTCGCGGTAAAATCGAGGAGCTCTACGGGGTAATAAGCACCGGCAAAGAGGCCAACGTCTTCGCGGGAGTTGACGCAGAGGGCAACAGGGTAGCGGTGAAGGTTTACAGAACTTACACCACCGAGTTCCGGAGGATATGGGAGTACCTCGCGGCGGACCCGCGCATCGGCTACCTGCCGAAGGACATGAGGAAGCTCGTCTTCGTCTGGACACGGAGGGAGTTCAAGAACCTCCAGAGGGCGATAAAGTACGCCGTTAGAGTTCCTGAGCCGATAATCTTCCGCAACAACGTCCTGGTAATGGAGTTCATTGGCGATGAGATGCCCGCTCCAAGGCTGAAGGACGTTGAGAGGGAACTTGAGAAGAAGGACTTCGAGGAACTCTACGATTACCTCATCGGCGTCATCGAGAGGCTCTGGAAGCGCGGTGACATGGTTCACGGCGATTTGAGCGAGTACAACGTCCTGCTCTGGGACGGGCCCGTTGTAATAGACTGGTCGCAGGCCACCGTTAGGAGAAACCGCATGAGCGTTGAACTGTTAAAGCGCGACCTGAGGAACGTTACCAACTACTTCGCGAGGAAGGGGGTTGAGGTTGAGGATTACGAGGTTAAGCTCCGCGAGCTGATTGAGAGGTGAGAGCATGGACGAATTTGAGAGACTCCTGAAGAAGTACGAGCGCGTTGATAAGGACGGAAAACCGATTGAAGAGCCCGAAGAGGTTGAAATCGATTACCTCGCCGAGGGTGAGCAGGAGGAGTTCGTCAGGATCCCCAAGGAGAGGATAGCCGTCCTCATAGGCAGGAAGGGCAAGACCAAGAGGGAAATCGAGGAGCGCACCGGGACCAAGATAGAGGTCGACAGCGAGACCGGAGAGGTCTTTATAACATCCACGAAGGAAACCAAGGACCCGCTCGCGGTCTGGAAGGCGAGGGACGTCGTGTTAGCCATTGGAAGGGGTTTCTCGCCGGAGAGGGCCTTCCGCCTGTTTAACGAGGGTGAGACGCTCGAAATCGTGAACCTTACGGATATCGTCGTCGGGAACGAGAAGAACGCCCTGCCAAGGGTGAGGGGTAGAATCATCGGAAGGAGAGGTAGGACGAGGGAGATCATCGAGGAGATGAGCGGTGCCGACGTTAGCGTTTACGGGAAGACCGTCGCGATCATCGGCAACCCGATTCAGGTCGAGGTTGCCAGAACGGCTATAGAGAAGCTCGCCAAGGGCTCGCCCCACGGAGTCGTTTACCGCTACCTCGAGAGGAGAAAGAAGGATCTGGAGCTCGAAAGCTCCGCCTACTATGAGGCCCTTGAGGGCGAGCCCGAAAGTCTGGAGGAGGAATGAGCATGGCCGAGGCAAGTCAGCTCTTTAAGGAGTTCAAAATCCAGAGCGTCAGCGAGTTCTTCAGGCGAAACGCGGCAATGCTCGGCTACACTGGCAAGGTCCGCTCGCTTACGACGCTCGTCCACGAGGCCGTTACGAACTCGCTGGATGCCTGCGAAGAGGCCGGAATTCCACCCTACATAAGGGTCGAGATTGAGGAACTCGGAAGGGAGCATTACAAGGTTGTTGTTGAGGACAACGGCCCGGGAATCCCGGAGAAGTACATAACCCACGTCTTCGGAAAGATGTTAGCTGGAACGAAGGCCCACAGGAACATACAGAGCAGGGGCCAGCAGGGTATCGGTATAAGCGGTGCGGTGATGTTCGCCCAGATAACGAGCGGAAAGGCAACGCGCGTGATCACTTCAACGGGCGACGATATAATCGAGGCCTGGGTAAAGATCGACGTCGATAAGAACGAGGGTAAAATCGTCAGGAAGGAGAAACACCCCAACCCGGACGGCTGGCACGGGACGAGGATAGAGCTCGAGGTCAAGAACGTCAAGTACATGCGCTCGAAGCAGGGTGTCTACTGGTACCTCAAGCTCACCGCGATAGCGAATCCACACGCACACATTGAGCTCATCGAACCGGATGGAAAGCTCATAGTCTTTCCTCGTTCGAGCGACGAGATTCCTGAACCGCCTGTTGAGATGAAGCCCCACCCGAAGGGTGTCCTGACGGACGACGTCTACAGGATGGCCAAGAAGACGAAGAGGCAGAGCGTAAGACGCTTCCTGATCGGCGAGTTCTCGAGGATAAGCGACAAGAAGGTTGACGAGCTCGTCGAGTACATAGCGGCATTAAGGCTCATCAAGAAGGTCGAGGACAAGAAAATCCAGGAGCAGCTCTACGAGAGGCTCATGAAGGGAGAGGTCAAAGCCGTTCTCCGCTCCTTCAGGGGCTACACCAAGGTCGTCAAGCAGGTCGCTAAGATGATGGAGAAGCCGCCCGAAAAGTTAACGTGGCACGAGGCCGAGGAAATAGTCGAGGCCTTCAAGTACATGAAGTTCCTCGCCCCGCCGACGCACGGCCTCAGGCCCATAGGCGAGGAGAACATTGAGAAAGGTTTGAAGGGAATCCTCAAGCCGGAGTTCGTGACAGCCGTAACGAGACCGCCGAAGGTTTACTCCGGTGGAATCCCCTTCCAGGTCGAGGTCGGTCTCGCCTACGGCGGTGAGATACCGAGCGGTTTCGAGCTCCTCCGCTACGCGAACCGCGTTCCGCTCCTCTTCGATGCAGGCTCGTGTGTGACCACCCAGGCGGCCCGTTCGATAGACTGGAAGCGCTACCGCGTTGACGACCTCGACAGAACCCCGCTCGTGCTCATGATTAACGTCGTTTCAGTCCACGTCCCCTACACCGGAACCGGAAAGCAGAGCATAGCGAGCGTCGATGAGATTTACAACGAGATTCGTCTGGCCATAATGGACGCGGCGAGAAGGCTGCAGACTTACCTCAGCGGAAAGCACAGGCGCCTTTACCAGGTCAAGCGGAAGAAGACCTTCGAAAAGTACGTGCCCGAGATAGCGAGGGCTCTGAGCGTTCTCACGGGTGAGCCGGAGGAGAAGATTAGGGAGTACTTCATCAGGTTTATAGAGAGTCACTTTGCCTCCAAGGGGCAGGAGGTGAGCGAGAATGCCTAAATCCAAGGCAATA belongs to Thermococcus sp. AM4 and includes:
- a CDS encoding saccharopine dehydrogenase family protein — its product is MKILILGAGNVGRAIAWDLRDEFDVHVADLSEERLKAVSGFATPLKLDASRFDRLVEAMKGFELVIGALPGRFGYSSIKAAIKAGVDMVDVSFMRENPLELREEAENAQVTVIFDAGFAPGLSHILMGRIWNELDDMSEGYIYVGGLPKEPKPPLYYRITWSPKDLIEEYTRPARVIWDGEVKGIDPLSEVKTVEIEGFTFEAFPSDGLRSLLESVRVERLEEWTLRWPGHLEKMKVLRELGFFKEEHVDKTLEVITPLMTYESPDFSIMEVIGSEPGRTISYTLYDEEREFTSMARVTGYTASAIARLVAEGSCIFGVIPPEILGMRIDTFERIITDLEERGIRPRREENAPPGDS
- a CDS encoding HAD family hydrolase, which codes for MVVYLFDFDGTLVDSHQAVEKALRLAIERTMPAVIESDLYDEYYTALFLFIKGKLTYRHLGVIHELVAQGTIHEYYRLMPRFIQDLPHARRVVRTLRKAGRTVISFSGEHTYPGGKVIFLKKTNWYDEFDSVITFKSTRDMLQKFQAIRELYPEEPIVWVDDSPGRFTYITDENTLLVQKASPYKHDVALLFERENFLKIKSLREILDIDERLSEFVEEGD
- the eif1A gene encoding translation initiation factor eIF-1A, coding for MAYHRGNRGKGKRNNQEGEEIIRVPLPDRSKGQLFGVIEQALGAGWMDVRCEDGKVRRCRIPGKLKRRMWMRVGDVVIVQPWPVQTDKRGNIVYRYTRTQVDWLLRKGKISQDFLTGGEVLF
- a CDS encoding serine protein kinase RIO encodes the protein MREEALEREIEEILGLRERREKDSELYKIANEVFDRTTKETLAYLHRRGKIEELYGVISTGKEANVFAGVDAEGNRVAVKVYRTYTTEFRRIWEYLAADPRIGYLPKDMRKLVFVWTRREFKNLQRAIKYAVRVPEPIIFRNNVLVMEFIGDEMPAPRLKDVERELEKKDFEELYDYLIGVIERLWKRGDMVHGDLSEYNVLLWDGPVVIDWSQATVRRNRMSVELLKRDLRNVTNYFARKGVEVEDYEVKLRELIER
- a CDS encoding KH domain-containing protein, with translation MDEFERLLKKYERVDKDGKPIEEPEEVEIDYLAEGEQEEFVRIPKERIAVLIGRKGKTKREIEERTGTKIEVDSETGEVFITSTKETKDPLAVWKARDVVLAIGRGFSPERAFRLFNEGETLEIVNLTDIVVGNEKNALPRVRGRIIGRRGRTREIIEEMSGADVSVYGKTVAIIGNPIQVEVARTAIEKLAKGSPHGVVYRYLERRKKDLELESSAYYEALEGEPESLEEE
- the top6B gene encoding DNA topoisomerase VI subunit B, with the protein product MAEASQLFKEFKIQSVSEFFRRNAAMLGYTGKVRSLTTLVHEAVTNSLDACEEAGIPPYIRVEIEELGREHYKVVVEDNGPGIPEKYITHVFGKMLAGTKAHRNIQSRGQQGIGISGAVMFAQITSGKATRVITSTGDDIIEAWVKIDVDKNEGKIVRKEKHPNPDGWHGTRIELEVKNVKYMRSKQGVYWYLKLTAIANPHAHIELIEPDGKLIVFPRSSDEIPEPPVEMKPHPKGVLTDDVYRMAKKTKRQSVRRFLIGEFSRISDKKVDELVEYIAALRLIKKVEDKKIQEQLYERLMKGEVKAVLRSFRGYTKVVKQVAKMMEKPPEKLTWHEAEEIVEAFKYMKFLAPPTHGLRPIGEENIEKGLKGILKPEFVTAVTRPPKVYSGGIPFQVEVGLAYGGEIPSGFELLRYANRVPLLFDAGSCVTTQAARSIDWKRYRVDDLDRTPLVLMINVVSVHVPYTGTGKQSIASVDEIYNEIRLAIMDAARRLQTYLSGKHRRLYQVKRKKTFEKYVPEIARALSVLTGEPEEKIREYFIRFIESHFASKGQEVSENA